CGAATCATACAAATTCTCAAAGCAAATATGATGTaatatatattcaaatttaGAACAAGTTCATGGCTTTCTACAGTCaaagaaaataatgatatagCTAAACTAAGCTAACCTTTTGGCTGCATTTGTGCTTTTAAATCTTTAAGAGGGCCATAACCTTTCTCTTCAACCTTCTCTTCGTTACACCTACAAGTGCTAGTGTTCAAATTAGTCCCACACTTTAAACATAAACCTTTGCAACTTGGACCACATATTGCATTTAGTGTAATTTCTATATGTATCAAGTCTCTTATGTTCTTTGAAATATCAATTTCCTTTTCTTCTGGAGGAAAATACAACCTATCATCCCAATCAACTGAACTATCATCctcgtcttcttcttcctcgCCAAATCCCGCACCCGATCTATATTTATCTTCACCAAACATCActcccatatttataatatctgGTTCTGAAATCGCCTCCTCACTTAGTAAAATACCCAAGTTGGAGTATATGCTCTCAGCGGTTGCCTCACCACACCTTTACATAAAAATGACTCGCATTAGGTTCAACggcaaaattaaaaacaaatattatcCAATAAAGATGCTAATTGTTAACAATCTTCagcaattaaaccaaaataagAGGAACCAGGACAAGGACCCAAAAGAGATTTATGAATGATAACAATCTGAAAAGCATCTATTATTTCCTCCTATTTTGCATTTCAGTCCATTTTTTCTGGGTTATCAGTCTATGGTAATGCAAACTTCCATTGCTAAAGCAAGTAGGAATTGCCAAAACAACAcacaaatagactcaattaaGAACCAAAGTCCTAAACATGACCAATTTGAACTTCTTAATAATTTATAGCAATCATAAACTCATATGCAACACCTCttatatatattagaaaatCGGTAGAATCAGAAACTAAAATACCTATTGCAAGCTAGAGTGATGACAGTCTTGATCATACCATCAAGCCTtagctttttcttcttccttgtcACATCAATGGAAATCTGAACAGGAGTTCCAAGCGGGTAATCCTTCACAGCTTTTGTTACACGTAATCCCATAATTGAAGCTCTCGATTTTGAAACCTCAGTTGAAAGAGTTTGTAGCCCGAGCCTCTCCAAGGTTGTACAATACTCTAAATGTGAAATTGAAGGGTTTCTCTTGTAGATAATTGCACCTTCCCATGGTGACTCCAAGTCTTCAGGGTCTTCttgctcttgatcttgatcatCCCATTTCAAAGATACATCAGACAACTTTTGACCAGTAGAGTCCATGGAATTTCTTGCAGTGAACTTGAGATTTCTAAGTGAATTGATTCTAGATGTTTTACACAAACTTACCATATTACTCCCTAGACATAGACATTTGTGGTCAACAATCAAAAAGCTTGGATTTGATGGAGAAGTTCTCTGATGGTGCAAATTATGTAATTGCGGTTGGCTAACAAGTGATGATGAACATATTGAGGGTGTGAATACTGCAAAAGACATATTCTTTTTCCTAAACACCAATCTGCCTTGTACCTTCAAAGCCCAGACTGGATGTTTAAAAGAAATGTTCAAGGACAATAATGATGCAACTTCAAAGGGGTCAATTCTAGCAACCAAAGCCTGTGAAAACAAATGTTGTCAGAACCGAGCCGGACATGAAACCAGATTTGCAGTTGGGTCAGAGGTCACTGGGTTCAACCAAATGACTCGGATTGGTTGAACCGGATGAAGTAATaagtaattaaataaacaaataatttCAATACTAAAGCTGATATATATCCACTGTTATGTCCCAAAACCAGAGCTAGAAACCCCCAAAATATCTACTGATATAGATAAAGATTACAAAATTTTCTTAATGTTGACTAACGACAAAGATAAATGCTTTCAGCAAAACCAGCAAACCAGCAACTTTTCTTAATGTTTACTCTCAGTGGCGGACGCAGGATTTCCGAATAGAATGGGCTGCCTATTCCCAGCCAAGCCAAATGGAATGGGCTGGACTTAATTAACCTATCTCCTACAGAGAAGGAGATGAACAGGCAGGGATGCATTTCTGGAAATCAGAAATTACCCCCATGCACCTCCAGCGCCGGGGTGACTGGAGCTTCCAGGCGCCAGGCTGCGTCCGCCTCTGCTTACTCTCTATTTGAGTATTCACTttccagaaaaaaaaaaaaaggaattctTCCAACCATATTAATCTTCATCAAAACCAGCAATTTGTCAAATTAAAGAACTTATTAATTCATCATTGTTCAGTTTCCAGCAAACCAGCAAttcttcaaaaaagaaaaaaagaaacaagCAAAAAATTGAAACGTGAAAGCAAAAGAAAACGGAGAAAGCTGAAACCTGAAATTAACTAAAACAAATCGAAGGAGAAGACGGAGAAAAAGAGGGCTGCACTGCAAGTCGAAGCAGAAAACGGAGAAGAAGGGGGCGAGTCGAAGATGTGAATTCGATATTAGGGTCtgataaagaaaatgaaaagaaaacttttttttaagaaatgattAAAAACCGGGGTCACACGGCAGGACTAGGGATGGCAACCGCTAATCTATCCGTGGGGTATCCGGCACTACctgaccctaatgggactatccgtaccctgtataaaagggtatgggacgggtatgagatcaaaatcattacccgttagggtaatgggacgggtatgggaagaccctacccggtacccgttacccgtcataatttttttatatattaaaaaatattattgcattttagatgtaagatgtgagatttgaacaccaactttttattttttgaccattaagtgataccactaagctactttatttttattgattaaggtttaatttgttcaatttctaaatggatgatttattatatttattaaatttgtaatatttttattttatttattgatttttaacgaGTAAGGGTatccgtgaattaaatgggacgggtatgggatgcaaaacgtatacccgttagggtaatgggaagggtacgggtagttaaaaaataaacgggtaagggtttgggattggcactacccgaaggtaccctacccgttgccatccctaggcAGGACTGCTTATTCCCGGTTCGACTCCGGATCATCCAGTTTTTTTAAAGATCCAGAAACCCTCTTCCACCCGGATTAAGGAGTGAGCATATTTCGGTTCAgttcaaaaaccgaaccaaatcgAATTGGACTTAACCATAttacttatatttttttaggactaaaccatattaaattataattatgttTGATCTTTTGACCGAACCAAATTATTTTGATCCGGTTCGATTCGTTTCATGTTTGGATCAAATAAAACATTAAAGCCCTATTACTATTTGTGTCTTCACAAGCTAAACAATGTTTTAGCTACTTTTTGCTGTTATTGTCTACTGTTATAAAAAATGCGTTTTCAAAAAGTAGCGATTCTTTGCTTTTGTAAAACACTATTTTTCatgtgtaaaaggcaaacatgagatcattaaccaaacacttaaaactcttcattttgaagtgaaaaagtAAACAGAAGCATGAAAATAAGTAACCAAACATTCCAAGTGTTGTAGCctgaactaaacaataaatttgtaAAATGGGAGATCAATCGTTGAACTTCTGAAGGAAGACGGTCCTTCCAATCAGGATAATGACAGCCGACGTTCCTTGAGGATCGAACctcctggatgaaggttgaacgtctctggatgaaggttgaacgtcttcggatgaaggttgaacgtctttggatgaaggttgaacgtcttcGGATGAAGGTTGATCTTCCTTGAGGATTGAACCTGTTACAGTGTGGGAAGCGGTCTTCCCACAAACGCTCTTATGCTTAAGTCAGATACAGTCAAATATAGTattctcttttctctctctaaaagtcAACCCTCTCCTCATTAATTGGAAGATTATTTATAGGAATTGAGGAGGAAGTTACCTGGATGGTGGTTACCTTGGAGTTATCAGGAGGATATGGTTTTGAACGTGGGTGTAGTTAATAAAACTTTTGGTTACGTGTATTAGGGTTATATCAATTGCTCCCCActcttatttttcaattttttcaagGATAAGAGTAATAAATGAAAATGGTTAAATTAGCTATTGTATACATTTCTTGTATAAATTTCCAacatttttttgaattttttaaaggATAAGAGTAATAAATGAAGATGGTTAAATTAGCTATTGTATACATTTCTTGTATAAATTTCCAACATTTTTCTTGGCCGTATACTTTTTTATGGACGGTGGCACATATGATCCTTTGAAGTCAACAACATTGAACAGAGATTAAGACaataaacataaatataaacataagaaacttttaagaaaataagaacaatatttaattatatagaTCAAGTAGGTGGAAGTAAGTGggtagttttaatttttaaagggtattgctatataccgctccctaattccggttcaccgcacCCTTTTGACCATATTGCCCTTGCCatttttttcttccaaaaccttaaaaactctctctccctttctctcccGACCACAAATCCCGGATTTTCCAAAAATGGATCCAAATATTCCCGAAGATAAgatttcgaacacgaggtaatattacgatTATTAAAAacgtaattttttaattttgatttttttttcgttggtttttgcctgaacgggtggcgcataccacccgttccttaggccgaccggatgaactacccgttcggcctaaggaacgggcAGTATGTGCCACCCGAtccacccatggaacgggtCGTATGCTCCACCCGTTCCACCtatggaacgggtggtacgcgcTGCCCGTTCCACCTACGGAACGGGCAGTACGCGATGCCCGTTTCCGCCTATGGTGAAACGGGCATCCTGCCCGTTCAAGCAAAATTGGGCAGAAATTGCCCCGGACTATTTTTGCAGGGGAGAAATTGCcccgaagtatttttttttaattttaatgtcaatTATGCTAACATATTATGCATTTTTGTATATTCAGGTACCAATAGAAGATTGGAAAcccgataacattgattatagttcgcgtttCATAACGGACACCGTTTTCCCTTCGTGTCAGGATGAtattgattgggcaaaaaagatagctattcagaatggatttgagattgtaatatcttcgcacaaacaTGGGGGAAAACAGAAGCTGTTGcgatgttcacggggtgaacgatatagaggtgttgtgaaaattgatgaagatcctgcaattagaaaaagtaaaactaaagcgtgccgctgtaaatttcagattaaagcctatcaacatgcagacctttctGGATGGGGGATACAGGCTAAGGCtgggttaactggaatgcataaccatacaatgcgtatgtatctagagggaagtcggcaaatgagcggactcagtatcgcatctaaacaaattgtgcgtgatatgacttcagctcaagcaaagtcctgtgctattttagcagcagttaaagaaaaacgCCCAGAGGACAACTtagtaattaaacacatatataattacagggacaaaatgaggagggacgggtttgaaggtagagacctggctagtcaattctaccatattgctgtggagaacaaatatgtcaattacacacaggctgattcaggtgtgataacgcatgtgttcatggcacatccagagtcagttgatatgttcagaacttaccactggtacatcgtcattgattcaacgtacaaaacaaacaagtacaaaatgtcgtttgttgagattgtggggatgacgccatgcaataacaacttcaagataacgtatgctattgttaaagacaagaccgaagggagctatcgttggattttgcaaaggctgaagattttgattgggtttgatcttaacccgaccgttgttgttagtgacagggagcttgggttattaaagctgatccaagaagtttttccacaagcagcgcacttgctatgcacttggcatataaataaggatgtggaagatcgGGTGTATAGAATTTTGGGAGATAAAGGCCTTgcctctaaattcaagaatggcagaTGGAGAACAATATTACAATCATTAACCATCGAGGAGTACGAGACCAATCTTAGCATGATGAAGGATAAGATGAGCAGGTACAAAAATCTTATCTCGTATGTTGAGGAtacgtggttggtgcataaggagaagtttgttgttgcttggacaaAGGAGCTCCTatattttggcaacacaacttcttgtcgagtggagagcgaacatgctagtctaaagcaatggctcaatacggcaactggctcccttgacacggtatggcagaaggttcacaagTAGATTGAATCACAAGCAACCAATATAAGGTATTTGCAATTTCTTGTATTGCAATTTAGGAATTTGCATTTATGGCTGTATCATTTcactaactaataataattttatcttcgtatcaggtacatgcttgagcagtccCGGCTTCGTCAAGCAGTCACTTTCGCCGGCCGCCCATTAAACCAACTTGTATTCAAAGTCTCTCACTACTGTCTGGAGTTGCTGAATGAAGAGTTAGAGCGCATGAGAgggttgagccatgaagtgGACGTGCATtgcggttgtgtattgagaacctcgcatcagataccatgtgcatgcgAGCTGAAACGAGCTTGTGATCTGGACCAAATGATCAGTACTGAGAGTGTTCACGTGTTttggagaacacttttaatcaatcatggtCACACTTTTATCGCCTAACTTTCCGGTGCCCCTTATAATACACTGGTGGTTTCGGCACCGAAGTCAAAGCGTTGTAGGATGGGAGCGCTTCTATCAGGATAGGGTGGCACAGTGGACCAGATTGGCCAAACTTAGGGGATATTAGTATTTGGTAttgtatggttctgtaatgttacaggtgaattctgatgaattctgtgtggttctgtatggttctgtaatgttataggtgaattctgatgaattctgtgtggttctgtaatgttgcaggtgaattctgtgtggttctgtatggttctgtaatgttacaggtgaattctgatgaattttgtgtgggTTTGTATGGTTACAGGtaaattctgatgaattctatATGGTTCTGTATGGTTCTGCAATGTTACAGgcgaattctgatgaattctgtgtggttctgtatggttctataatgttacagtgaattctgatgaattctgtaatATTCCAACGGTTGTATTCGAAcggaatcgttccaacgaccaTATTCCAACGGCCATATTCCAAGGAATATATTCGAACAGGTTCGTTCCAACGGCCATATTCAAACGGATATATTCCAACAGCTATattttccatctataaaattaaacaatttttcTACTTCAGTTATCCACATTCACTCTTTAAATTCATTTCAACGAAAACTCTCAACTATCAATGGCTTCATCTGATTTTACCAATGTGTTCCCTAATTTTCCTCCCGAGAAAAGCATAGTGTCAACTTTGAGTAAGTCTGATTGCACGGTGAAGATGCTTGACTACCAATACTATGCAATCCGTGTATATGGAGAGACATTTGTTAGTCCAGCAATGTTTCATCCTGAAACTCCATTTATGTTTTGCTTCAAGCTTCCGTCTGCTGGTGAGTTTCCAATATACTCACTACACATGGTATGGTTCTTATGTTATATGCATTACATGCCATTTGAATTCGCTCTAGAGGAATGGTTGAACAGTTTGAATGAAGGAAATATTCCTAGTCATATTCAAACATTTCTGAAATGGTTTATGCCTATTGATGACTGGAAAGCTATGTTCGCCAGACTATTGCGTGATAATCAGAGGGGAATTATCCCTAGAAAAAAtttcaactccatcatctttttAAGATTGACAGAGTCTGAAATTTCTCATGAGGTTCATCGAACTTATCCTTACTCGATCGTGCAAAATTGGGATCGCTATAAATTAGAGGTTCGAGTACTACAGAGTATCAGCGCTTCAAAGAACGATTACCTTCCAGGACGAGCTTGGCCAAGAAATAGAGGAAATGCTCCATGGAACATTTTTCCTGTGGAATATGAGATGAATATTGCAGAGGAGAAAGAGATATACCTTGCAATACAGTCAGGTGTAGAAGCGGCATCTTCACCAAACATTGACGAGTACGAAGAAGATAGTGACTAATGTAATATTTTATGTCGTGGTAATGtatttttttcagtttatgtcgtggtaatgtatttttttcagtttatgtcgtggtaatgtatttttttcagtttatgtcgttgtaatgtatttttttcattttatgtcgttgtaatgtatttttttcagtttatgtcgttgtaatgtatttttttttcagtttatatcgttgtaatgtatttttttcagtttatgtcgtggtaatgtatttttaaatttttaataataataataatttggtATTAATGACATTGCAATAATAATAAAGCGTACCGCAAAAAAAACGAAAATATCAAAATACCAAATTCAGTCATAATAGTACTAAAATACTTCGAAATACAGTCATAACTCATTTGGCCAAATGCAAAGCACCCATAATCTGCTCTAACGACTGCTTATATACAATCGCAGCATCCTCATCCAGATGACTCATGTGATCCAAAACAGTTTCACCCCAGGTAGCTAATCGACTAACCCACTGTCAAAAGTAACGAACAAAAAACAGAGTTAATATCACTTCACACTtcagtaaatatcatttcacattTGTAGATCagtaaagaaaaaccaaaaataacttacaatctCACTGTTCGAGCGAGTATAAACAGTCGGTCCGGGTGCAACAATCTCCGGAAGTAGACGAGGGTGTGAGTGACGGGTGTACCAATGCATGTACTGATCCTCACAATCTGATGGAGTACGTGCTGGAGTGAATACAGACAATCTAAGGACGGCCGACTGGGGAAAAGAGTCCCAAATACCCTGCACCATCACAGCTGGCACATCTACACGATACTTCAAATTGGCCCACGGACGCATAGCCTTAGAAGGCTGCAATATCGGTCTGGGAATGGTCTGCACATGTCCAAGTTATCGAAGGCATCTCCCCGGCatgtacggctcgatcacatcccgATACCGTATCCATCCAGCGTATAGCGTCATCGGGGTCCCCGTAATGGCATCAGGgccatacggcatccacatcacctacagatgtataaaattatattaacacatacaagtaatacaaatttgttttatttgaacagtatttataattatatagcaATTATACCTCATCTGTCGTCAACACATCAAGCCGGGCACGAAATGCTCTCAGCCGCTCATCGCTCTTCTCCATCGATATAGATGGCCACATCGAAGCCCTAGGAAGATCCGGGTCAACTGTAACTGCCTCTCGATGTCGCCTGAAGTAAGGAAAATACTCGTAAATCCAGGACTGGAGCAATGTCATACAACCCGTCATCTGCTCGCAATCTCCTCTGCTAGCAATACcaagatgacggtatagatatgctagtgcagccgATCCCCAAGAAAGTCCAGCGGCTCCAGCTGCCGAGTCCTGCACCTCTAGCAGGCAAGAAGGTCGGATGCAGTCACCACTCTTGTCTacgaacaaggtggaaccgagcATCAGCCACGTCCAAGCGATAGCCTGTGTCTCAGGAATCCGATCACCTCTACAGTGCTCCATGACGGAAGCGGCTCGTATACCACCAGAGGAATAGTGACTGACATCTAACTCAACCCGAGTCATtccaaacaaatccatcacgcACTCCTTAAACTCCTCAATActcgcatcagcagtcaccatggcaccatctacggggatgcgcaatatctcccacacatcatgcatcaaaatggtcatctcgccgaacggcatgtgaaatgatgacgtgtctggctgccaccgctctacAAATGCCGTGATCAGAGCAGCATCTATGTGACTGTGCATAATACCAGGTAAATGGAACATGCCAGATGACTCGATACACGACTGAATCATCCTGGAAGAAGAACTGTACCAATATCTCAGCTTCGCGCAATACCctgatctggtatgacacctaaggACGCCCCTATCCTGACCGGCCCAGATAGCACATGCAACATGTCCCAGAAAGCTCGGGATCACAGCACCATCAAATGGACCCCCGGGTACGGGGTCCTTTATAACCCAGTCATCCTCTGTAGCACTCCTCGAGCGCTTGTTGttacctgaaattacagtaaacGGTTTACAGTAAATTTTTGGTATATTTTCCAATAATCAcgattaaaacaaataaaaataagcagatttttaaatttctcttaCCAGAAGACGATCTTGCGGTAGAAGAAAATCGTCTgtctcgacccctcgtcacgATGCCACGAGGTATGGGGATAGTATCAGAACTAGGACGAGGCATAGAGTCATCTCCGTCCATCTCTATATCAGCCGCCTCATCTTGTCCCTCAGCACGCTCCGCCTGTGTTGCATGTGCCCTCCGGGCGTCCGCCATGAACCGCTGCTGCTCCGTCCGCTCCCGCCGAGCAAATGCAGTAACAGGACGTGAAGACGTGTGTCTGCGGTCAGATCCCGCCTCAtcctgtaatattatttatttattatattcaatttaccatttttttttattttttatgtgttCGGGTCTGCCTACGCCCGGTccgtacaattttttttttttaaaaatcaaaatttggcCCGTTTTTGGCCTGGGCGGGTGGCTTACACCACCTGGCCGACgggccaaacgggtgcggcgCACCAGTCGGCCGCCGCAAACGTTTGGCCCGTCGGCCAAACGGGCGCGGCGCGCGTTCCACCCTAAGGTGGAACACGCGGTGCATACTTGTTCCACCGTATGTGGAACGCGTGCGCCGTGCGATCCACGTTATGGTGGAACGCGTGCGCCGCGCATTCCACCATATGGTGGATCGCGCGGCGCATACTTGTTCCACTTACGGTGGAACACACAGTtcatgcgttccaccgtaggtggaaCAAGTAAATCGCACCCGTTTGGTGCGATTTCTGGAATTTTTGCCTCCGATTTCGGAGGCAAAAATCATGATTTCGTTAATTATTTGAACGGAAAAACTTACCGTAATACCCATGTATCCTTTGCACTTGCCTACTTTTGGTGCCATGTCgttttagctcggttttttgAAAATGGAAAGAAAGTAGAGAGGATTTGGAATTTTCAAATTTCTTGTTTGAAATAATGAGAAGGGCAATATGGTCAACAGGgtgcggtgaaccggaattAGGAGGCGGTATATAGCAGCTCACTTTTTAAATTGCAAACTTATCAAATCTCTTATTTTTATGGGATAGTGATGGGCGTACTTGTTTTGATAAGGATATGGATTTACTCCTTATCTCAACAaactaaaataataatagatattaacaaactaaaataataatagaTATTAGAGTCCTATTCTACTTAGGATATTAGACACATGTGATATTTAAAGCCACCAATAGCCTAACTATCATCATCCATTTGTCTCCTCAATTTTCTTTTGCGGCGTCCTCTTTTTCACAGgcatgtaattttttttccttcCTTGTATATGAGTCCTCTATTTTACTTTTTGCAATAAATTAGCAAGGATAGCTTGAAAGAGAATTGCATTTAATGAAACCTAATGTGAAAAAGCTAATAAATTAGCGTCGTCTATCTCTGTAACATTTATTTGTGCCAACCAgctattcttttctttttccagtATTTTGAGTtcctgctttttttttttttgaagacaTAATATTTGGGTTTGACAAAATCAAATGTGGAATAATTTGATGAAAGGGGAAGTTCTAATTGTAGAATTATAATTGAGTTGAGGTGTGAAAGAAAGGTATAATGTTTgttgtaatttaaaatttagtagATACTATCAAAACATACGCCATTAATGAAAACctattatctataatttatgatatttagggtttttttttgaattacTGGATTTCGAACTACCAAGCAGTGAATAGTTATTAAAATCATTTATGAAAacttgttatttttaatttaatttgttacTCCCGCGTGACATGATCcactatcattttgaaaatgtcACATGACATATATTCATGCTCTACCCAGCTGACAAATATTACTCTTTCATATCTCTATTAAATGTATAAATGTACCCTATATTTGACAGAGATAATAATCATCTCTTAATATCTTTCTGTATATTTTGCCCTCGAAATGGTGAAGAAACCTGTTTTTCTGATGCTAATCGCCTTTGTTTTTAATCGTTTTTGAGCTTTTTCTTCCGCAGTTGGCTTGTTTCATTGAAGAATATTTATCATGGTTCGTACCAAGCAAACATCAAAACACATATCCGAAGCATTGGGCCCTCATTCCTTGGACGTTTTAGCTTTGTGCGTTCCTACTCGCCTATCAAAAGATGATGTTCATACTTTCAAGACAAAATTCTCGTTTCCATCTGGTTGGGAGGGCCACCTCCCTCCAGACCTGAAGACCTCCTTTGCCTTTGTTCCTTCAGAATCATTCGCCATACATGAGACTCTACTGGAGATGGGAGTTCGTTTTCCTTTACCTTCTTTTTTCATGGAGTTTTTGAAAAGCAACAAATTGTCTCCGTCTCAACTTCATCCTCAAGGATGGAGATTGCTTGTAGCGTTTTATGCtctttgtaataaaaaaaggaGTAGTTCCAGTCGTcaaccttttcatcttttttACATTCTTAGACCTCTCAAAGACAAATCCGGGCGATTTTCTCTTCAGAGGACTGATATGTGCAATGATGGATTATTTATTGACGATCTTCCTCCTATCGAGCGATATGAAGATAGATGGATCCTCGTGTTTCCTCCTAAACTGGCATGGAATATTCCTCTTCCACGGAGTTGGTGTTGGATTAGGAGAGGTGTCTCACGGCCATCGCATCCCAAGCTTTTAGAGAGATATTCTTTCGAGATTCATGTTCTTCAAT
The sequence above is drawn from the Euphorbia lathyris chromosome 6, ddEupLath1.1, whole genome shotgun sequence genome and encodes:
- the LOC136233486 gene encoding large ribosomal RNA subunit accumulation protein YCED homolog 1, chloroplastic, yielding MSFAVFTPSICSSSLVSQPQLHNLHHQRTSPSNPSFLIVDHKCLCLGSNMVSLCKTSRINSLRNLKFTARNSMDSTGQKLSDVSLKWDDQDQEQEDPEDLESPWEGAIIYKRNPSISHLEYCTTLERLGLQTLSTEVSKSRASIMGLRVTKAVKDYPLGTPVQISIDVTRKKKKLRLDGMIKTVITLACNRCGEATAESIYSNLGILLSEEAISEPDIINMGVMFGEDKYRSGAGFGEEEEDEDDSSVDWDDRLYFPPEEKEIDISKNIRDLIHIEITLNAICGPSCKGLCLKCGTNLNTSTCRCNEEKVEEKGYGPLKDLKAQMQPKG